A window of Burkholderiales bacterium genomic DNA:
CAGACGATGGACATACACTTCGATCGCGTTGTGGCTAACTTCCTTGTCGTAATTGTAAAGCTGCTCGACCAAATGCTCTTTGCTCACGACCCTCCCAAAGCGGCGCAGCAAAATCTCCAACACGCCGACTTCGTGCGTGGAAAGGTCTAGCGTCCTACCGTTGATGCTGGCAACGCGGCCTACTGTGTCATAGCTCAACCCCGCGTAGCAAACGATCGGTGTACCCCCCGCTCGCTCACGCCGCAGAAGCGCGCGCACCCGAGCCTGTAGCTCGTTAAGGCTGAATGGTTTCGCTAGATAATCATCGGCGCCAAGATCGAGACCCATTACTTTTTCTTCGGGTTTTTCGCGGCCCGATAAAATCA
This region includes:
- a CDS encoding response regulator transcription factor, whose amino-acid sequence is MRILITEDDAALAEALRFSLSQAGYAVDWVANGVAADEALKGGVFGLLILDLGLPKLDGFEVLRRLRRHNPSLPVLILSGREKPEEKVMGLDLGADDYLAKPFSLNELQARVRALLRRERAGGTPIVCYAGLSYDTVGRVASINGRTLDLSTHEVGVLEILLRRFGRVVSKEHLVEQLYNYDKEVSHNAIEVYVHRLRRKIDGSGITVRTLYGRGYMLEDHL